From one Erinaceus europaeus chromosome 4, mEriEur2.1, whole genome shotgun sequence genomic stretch:
- the DDX11 gene encoding ATP-dependent DNA helicase DDX11 isoform X2, producing MTAAEISSPHQYCLCVRTMANATEETDGIHFPFPFTPYSIQKDFMAELYRVLENGKIGIFESPTGTGKSLSLICGALSWLRDFEQKQREEEKRLLEADTTALGDGKDQPPPLSSSCQGPGPPRPVGEPDWVTQFVQKKEERDLVERLKEEQLRRKRREERLQQLRHSVQLKHAAKRARQEEEETERLLQLSSEMLAGASGQLEPLASDEEELVLAEYESDEDRGEKGATSGVDEDDLEEEHVTKIYYCSRTHSQLAQFVHEVQKSPFGKDTRLVVLGSRQNLCVNQDVRKLGAVQLMNDRCVEMQRRRLERQRRAEEKEVVKRRRQEQATPCPFHGFEQLQLLRDQLLAEVTDIEQLVALGQQAQACPYYASRLAIPAAQLVVLPYQMLLHAATRQAAGIRLQGQVVIVDEAHNLVDTIAAIHGAEVSGAQLCQAHSQLLQYMDRYGKRLKAKNLMYIKQILYVLEKLVTVLGGNINQNPNTQTFSQTGTELKSINDFLFQSQIDNINLFKVRRYCEKSMISRKLFGFTERQGAALTPACGQPGLAGFQSFLQSLQPGVAEALTPVEQEQQVGTPRPASPLMLIEGFLAALTTANQDGRVILSRQGSLSESSLRFLLLNPAVHFAQVVRECRALVIAGGTMQPVSDFREQLLTCAGVEAERVVEFSCGHVIPPDNILPLVLCSGPSGQQLEFTFQRRELPELMHEAGRTLLNLCQVVPGGVVCFFPSYEYQSRVLTHWKQRGVLGSLASRKKIFQEPKRASQVEQVLMEYAKCIQGCGQMGSKVTGALLLAVVGGKMSEGINFSDDLGRCVVMVGMPFPNIKSPELQEKMAYLDRTLAGPSGTSGTLPALCSWIRGIAARPCWPSCPPGFANVWMSKPALARPSPPSGSFTVRRPALPPAWSSLQGHKMACPAGRAPASRSDTQRASCGSCSPAIREDGP from the exons ATGACCGCAGCAGAAATCAGTTCACCACATCAGTACTGCCTGTGTGTAAG GACCATGGCCAATGCCACTGAGGAGACCGACGGCATccatttcccttttcccttcacgCCCTACTCCATCCAGAAAGACTTCATGGCAGAGCTGTACCGGGTGTTGGAGAACGGCAAGATTGGCATATTTGAGAGTCCTACTGGCACT GGAAAGTCCTTAAGTCTCATCTGCGGGGCGCTCTCCTGGCTGCGAGACTTTGAGCAAAAGCAGCGTGAGGAGGAGAAGCGTCTCCTTGAAGCAGATACAACGGCCTTAGGGGATGGAAAGgaccagcccccacccctctcctcaTCCTGCCAAGGCCCAGGCCCCCCTCGGCCAGTGGGAGAGCCTGACTGGGTCACTCAGTTTGtgcagaagaaagaagagagggacttGGTAGAACGGCTAAAG GAGGAGCAGCTCCGGAGGAAGCGGCGGGAAGAGCGCCTGCAGCAGCTCCGTCACAGTGTCCAACTCAAGCATGCGGCCAAACGAGCG aggcaggaggaggaagagacagagcggCTCTTGCAGCTCAGCAGCGAGATGCTGGCCGGGGCTTCTGGGCAGCTGGAGCCACTGGCATCAGATGAGGAGGAGCTGGTCCTTGCCGAGTACGAGAGTgatgaagacagaggagagaaaggagccaCCAGTGG AGTGGATGAGGATGACCTGGAGGAAGAGCACGTGACCAAG aTCTACTACTGCAGCCGCACGCACTCCCAGCTGGCCCAGTTCGTGCATGAGGTGCAGAAAAGTCCCTTTGGCAAGGACACACGGCTGGTGGTCCTTGGCTCCCGGCAG AACCTCTGTGTGAATCAGGATGTGAGGAAGCTGGGTGCTGTGCAGCTCATGAACGACCGCTGCGTGGAGATGCAGAGGCGTAGACTTG AGAGGCAACGCAGGGCAGAGGAGAAAGAGGTGGTGAAGCGCAGGCGGCAGGAGCAGGCGACCCCCTGTCCCTTCCACGGCTTTGAGCAGCTGCAGCTGCTGCGTGACCAGCTGCTGGCGGAGGTGACGGACATTGAGCAGCTGGTGGCGCTGGGACAGCAGGCCCAAGCCTGTCCCTATTATGCCAGCCGCCTGGCCATCCCAGCTGCCCAG CTGGTGGTACTACCTTACCAGATGCTGCTGCATGCAGCCACACGGCAGGCGGCAGGCATCCggctgcagggccaggtggtgatcgTGGATGAGGCGCACAACCTAGTGGACACCATCGCTGCCATCCATGGTGCCGAGGTCAGCGGCGCTCAG cTCTGCCAGGCCCATTCCCAGCTGCTCCAGTACATGGACCGATATGG GAAGCGCCTGAAAGCCAAGAACCTGATGTACATCAAGCAGATCCTGTATGTGCTGGAGAAGCTTGTGACGGTGCTGGGAG ggaATATTAACCAGAACCCCAACACACAGACATTCTCGCAGACAG GGACGGAGCTCAAGTCCATCAACGACTTTCTCTTCCAGAGCCAAATTGACAACATCAACCTGTTCAAG GTGCGACGCTACTGTGAAAAGAGCATGATCAGCAGAAAG CTGTTTGGCTTCACAGAAAGGCAGGGTGCTGCCCTCACCCCTGCCTGTGGGCAGCCCGGCCTGGCTGGCTTCCAGAGCTTCCTGCAGAGCCTGCAGCCTGGGGTTGCCGAGG CCCTGACCCCTGTGGAGCAGGAGCAGCAGGTCGGAACCCCacgccctgcttccccactgatgcTAATTGAGGGCTTCCTGGCAGCTCTCACCACCGCCAACCAGGATGGCAGGGTCATCCTCAGCCGCCAAG GCAGCCTAAGTGAGAGCAGCCTCAGGTTCCTGCTGCTCAACCCCGCCGTGCACTTTGCCCAGGTGGTGAGGGAGTGCCGTGCACTGGTCATCGCAGGGGGCACCATGCAGCCG GTGTCGGACTTTCGGGAGCAGCTGCTGACATGCGCTGGGGTGGAGGCTGAGCGTGTGGTGGAGTTCTCCTGTG GTCATGTGATCCCGCCAGACAACATCCTGCCCCTGGTCCTCTGCAGTGGGCCATCTGGCCAGCAGTTGGAGTTCACCTTCCAGAGGAGAGAGCTGCCCGAGCTG ATGCATGAGGCGGGCCGCACACTCCTCAATCTGTGCCAGGTGGTCCCTGGAGGGGTGGTCTGCTTCTTCCCCTCCTATGAGTACCAGAGCCGGGTCCTCACCCACTGGAAACAGCGTGGTGTGCTGGGTAGCCTGGCCTCCAGGAAGAAG ATATTTCAGGAGCCCAAGAGAGCAAGCCAGGTGGAGCAGGTGCTGATGGAGTATGCCAAGTGCATCCAG GGCTGTGGGCAGATGGGCAGCAAGGTGACTGGGGCCCTACTGCTGGCTGTGGTTGGAGGGAAGATGAGTGAGGGTATCAACTTCTCTGATGACCTGGGCCG CTGTGTGGTCATGGTAGGCATGCCCTTCCCCAACATCAAGTCCCCCGAGCTGCAGGAGAAGATGGCCTACCTGGACAGGACCCTC gccgGGCCATCAGGCACCAGCGGGACTTTGCCAGCATTGTGCTCCTGGATCAGAGGTATAGCCGCCCGGCCGTGCTGGCCAAGCTGCCCACCTGGATTCGCCAACGTGTGGATGTCAAAGCCAGCTTTGGCCAGGCCATCGCCACCCTCCGGAAG ttTCACCGTGAGAAGGCCAGCTCTTCCTCCAGCCTGGTCCTCCCTCCAGGGACACAAAATGGCTTGTCCTGCAGGGAGGGCCCCTGCCTCAAGAAGTGACACCCAGAGGGCATCCTGTGGGAGCTGCAGCCCAGCCATCAGGGAGGATGGCCCCTGA
- the DDX11 gene encoding ATP-dependent DNA helicase DDX11 isoform X4 — protein MANATEETDGIHFPFPFTPYSIQKDFMAELYRVLENGKIGIFESPTGTGKSLSLICGALSWLRDFEQKQREEEKRLLEADTTALGDGKDQPPPLSSSCQGPGPPRPVGEPDWVTQFVQKKEERDLVERLKEEQLRRKRREERLQQLRHSVQLKHAAKRARQEEEETERLLQLSSEMLAGASGQLEPLASDEEELVLAEYESDEDRGEKGATSGVDEDDLEEEHVTKIYYCSRTHSQLAQFVHEVQKSPFGKDTRLVVLGSRQNLCVNQDVRKLGAVQLMNDRCVEMQRRRLERQRRAEEKEVVKRRRQEQATPCPFHGFEQLQLLRDQLLAEVTDIEQLVALGQQAQACPYYASRLAIPAAQLVVLPYQMLLHAATRQAAGIRLQGQVVIVDEAHNLVDTIAAIHGAEVSGAQLCQAHSQLLQYMDRYGKRLKAKNLMYIKQILYVLEKLVTVLGGNINQNPNTQTFSQTGTELKSINDFLFQSQIDNINLFKVRRYCEKSMISRKLFGFTERQGAALTPACGQPGLAGFQSFLQSLQPGVAEALTPVEQEQQVGTPRPASPLMLIEGFLAALTTANQDGRVILSRQGSLSESSLRFLLLNPAVHFAQVVRECRALVIAGGTMQPVSDFREQLLTCAGVEAERVVEFSCGHVIPPDNILPLVLCSGPSGQQLEFTFQRRELPELMHEAGRTLLNLCQVVPGGVVCFFPSYEYQSRVLTHWKQRGVLGSLASRKKIFQEPKRASQVEQVLMEYAKCIQGCGQMGSKVTGALLLAVVGGKMSEGINFSDDLGRCVVMVGMPFPNIKSPELQEKMAYLDRTLPRAPGRLPPGKVLVESLCMKAVNQSIGRAIRHQRDFASIVLLDQRYSRPAVLAKLPTWIRQRVDVKASFGQAIATLRKFHREKASSSSSLVLPPGTQNGLSCREGPCLKK, from the exons ATGGCCAATGCCACTGAGGAGACCGACGGCATccatttcccttttcccttcacgCCCTACTCCATCCAGAAAGACTTCATGGCAGAGCTGTACCGGGTGTTGGAGAACGGCAAGATTGGCATATTTGAGAGTCCTACTGGCACT GGAAAGTCCTTAAGTCTCATCTGCGGGGCGCTCTCCTGGCTGCGAGACTTTGAGCAAAAGCAGCGTGAGGAGGAGAAGCGTCTCCTTGAAGCAGATACAACGGCCTTAGGGGATGGAAAGgaccagcccccacccctctcctcaTCCTGCCAAGGCCCAGGCCCCCCTCGGCCAGTGGGAGAGCCTGACTGGGTCACTCAGTTTGtgcagaagaaagaagagagggacttGGTAGAACGGCTAAAG GAGGAGCAGCTCCGGAGGAAGCGGCGGGAAGAGCGCCTGCAGCAGCTCCGTCACAGTGTCCAACTCAAGCATGCGGCCAAACGAGCG aggcaggaggaggaagagacagagcggCTCTTGCAGCTCAGCAGCGAGATGCTGGCCGGGGCTTCTGGGCAGCTGGAGCCACTGGCATCAGATGAGGAGGAGCTGGTCCTTGCCGAGTACGAGAGTgatgaagacagaggagagaaaggagccaCCAGTGG AGTGGATGAGGATGACCTGGAGGAAGAGCACGTGACCAAG aTCTACTACTGCAGCCGCACGCACTCCCAGCTGGCCCAGTTCGTGCATGAGGTGCAGAAAAGTCCCTTTGGCAAGGACACACGGCTGGTGGTCCTTGGCTCCCGGCAG AACCTCTGTGTGAATCAGGATGTGAGGAAGCTGGGTGCTGTGCAGCTCATGAACGACCGCTGCGTGGAGATGCAGAGGCGTAGACTTG AGAGGCAACGCAGGGCAGAGGAGAAAGAGGTGGTGAAGCGCAGGCGGCAGGAGCAGGCGACCCCCTGTCCCTTCCACGGCTTTGAGCAGCTGCAGCTGCTGCGTGACCAGCTGCTGGCGGAGGTGACGGACATTGAGCAGCTGGTGGCGCTGGGACAGCAGGCCCAAGCCTGTCCCTATTATGCCAGCCGCCTGGCCATCCCAGCTGCCCAG CTGGTGGTACTACCTTACCAGATGCTGCTGCATGCAGCCACACGGCAGGCGGCAGGCATCCggctgcagggccaggtggtgatcgTGGATGAGGCGCACAACCTAGTGGACACCATCGCTGCCATCCATGGTGCCGAGGTCAGCGGCGCTCAG cTCTGCCAGGCCCATTCCCAGCTGCTCCAGTACATGGACCGATATGG GAAGCGCCTGAAAGCCAAGAACCTGATGTACATCAAGCAGATCCTGTATGTGCTGGAGAAGCTTGTGACGGTGCTGGGAG ggaATATTAACCAGAACCCCAACACACAGACATTCTCGCAGACAG GGACGGAGCTCAAGTCCATCAACGACTTTCTCTTCCAGAGCCAAATTGACAACATCAACCTGTTCAAG GTGCGACGCTACTGTGAAAAGAGCATGATCAGCAGAAAG CTGTTTGGCTTCACAGAAAGGCAGGGTGCTGCCCTCACCCCTGCCTGTGGGCAGCCCGGCCTGGCTGGCTTCCAGAGCTTCCTGCAGAGCCTGCAGCCTGGGGTTGCCGAGG CCCTGACCCCTGTGGAGCAGGAGCAGCAGGTCGGAACCCCacgccctgcttccccactgatgcTAATTGAGGGCTTCCTGGCAGCTCTCACCACCGCCAACCAGGATGGCAGGGTCATCCTCAGCCGCCAAG GCAGCCTAAGTGAGAGCAGCCTCAGGTTCCTGCTGCTCAACCCCGCCGTGCACTTTGCCCAGGTGGTGAGGGAGTGCCGTGCACTGGTCATCGCAGGGGGCACCATGCAGCCG GTGTCGGACTTTCGGGAGCAGCTGCTGACATGCGCTGGGGTGGAGGCTGAGCGTGTGGTGGAGTTCTCCTGTG GTCATGTGATCCCGCCAGACAACATCCTGCCCCTGGTCCTCTGCAGTGGGCCATCTGGCCAGCAGTTGGAGTTCACCTTCCAGAGGAGAGAGCTGCCCGAGCTG ATGCATGAGGCGGGCCGCACACTCCTCAATCTGTGCCAGGTGGTCCCTGGAGGGGTGGTCTGCTTCTTCCCCTCCTATGAGTACCAGAGCCGGGTCCTCACCCACTGGAAACAGCGTGGTGTGCTGGGTAGCCTGGCCTCCAGGAAGAAG ATATTTCAGGAGCCCAAGAGAGCAAGCCAGGTGGAGCAGGTGCTGATGGAGTATGCCAAGTGCATCCAG GGCTGTGGGCAGATGGGCAGCAAGGTGACTGGGGCCCTACTGCTGGCTGTGGTTGGAGGGAAGATGAGTGAGGGTATCAACTTCTCTGATGACCTGGGCCG CTGTGTGGTCATGGTAGGCATGCCCTTCCCCAACATCAAGTCCCCCGAGCTGCAGGAGAAGATGGCCTACCTGGACAGGACCCTC CCCAGAGCCCCTGGCAGGCTGCCCCCAGGGAAGGTACTGGTGGAGAGCCTGTGCATGAAGGCCGTCAACCAGTCCATAG gccgGGCCATCAGGCACCAGCGGGACTTTGCCAGCATTGTGCTCCTGGATCAGAGGTATAGCCGCCCGGCCGTGCTGGCCAAGCTGCCCACCTGGATTCGCCAACGTGTGGATGTCAAAGCCAGCTTTGGCCAGGCCATCGCCACCCTCCGGAAG ttTCACCGTGAGAAGGCCAGCTCTTCCTCCAGCCTGGTCCTCCCTCCAGGGACACAAAATGGCTTGTCCTGCAGGGAGGGCCCCTGCCTCAAGAAGTGA